One Granulicella sp. 5B5 DNA window includes the following coding sequences:
- a CDS encoding FkbM family methyltransferase encodes MAAVSHERPCSMLLHVADGVESTMGLLEARALVERLGWTNKLRPMAVGAFVADMLAPARRTIVESEDGLSFYIDPLSNFGRTLVSDGRYEPKTEQLIREHLAAGDSFLDVGANEGYFSVVAAKIVGLGGYVAAVEPQGRLCDVIRINLALNEVHGAVFHGALGGATGETTELFHAPALNTGYSSVVKRPKFTRSSETVTFLDPAGMLGGRERFALVKVDVEGFEDGVVRSLLPLLQQGKVGALLLDYHAPILAARGVDPVAIERSVLDAGMKLVGEYARFGDYRLYVRG; translated from the coding sequence ATGGCTGCCGTATCCCATGAGCGGCCGTGCAGTATGCTGCTGCATGTAGCAGATGGAGTGGAGAGCACGATGGGGTTGCTGGAAGCGCGAGCATTGGTGGAGCGGCTGGGATGGACGAACAAGCTGCGTCCGATGGCGGTTGGAGCGTTTGTGGCCGACATGCTGGCGCCCGCGCGGCGCACGATTGTGGAGAGCGAGGATGGGCTCTCGTTCTATATCGACCCGCTGAGCAACTTTGGCCGCACGCTGGTGAGCGATGGCCGCTATGAGCCGAAGACGGAGCAGCTGATCCGCGAGCATCTGGCGGCGGGCGACAGCTTTCTCGATGTCGGTGCGAATGAGGGCTACTTCAGTGTGGTGGCGGCGAAGATCGTGGGTTTGGGCGGATATGTCGCTGCCGTGGAGCCGCAGGGACGGCTCTGCGATGTGATTCGCATCAACCTGGCGCTGAATGAGGTGCATGGCGCGGTCTTCCATGGCGCGTTGGGCGGAGCGACGGGCGAGACTACGGAGTTGTTTCATGCGCCGGCGCTGAATACGGGCTACTCCAGTGTGGTGAAGCGGCCGAAGTTTACGCGGAGCTCGGAGACGGTGACGTTCTTAGACCCGGCGGGGATGCTGGGCGGGCGCGAGCGGTTTGCGCTGGTGAAGGTGGATGTCGAAGGCTTTGAGGACGGTGTGGTGAGGAGCCTGCTGCCGCTGCTGCAGCAGGGCAAAGTCGGCGCTTTGCTGCTGGATTATCACGCGCCGATCCTTGCAGCGCGCGGGGTGGACCCGGTGGCGATCGAGCGTAGCGTGCTCGATGCCGGGATGAAGCTGGTGGGTGAGTATGCGCGGTTTGGAGACTATCGGCTGTATGTGCGTGGGTAA
- the pncB gene encoding nicotinate phosphoribosyltransferase, producing MNINFAERAHNHNWKLDPIVRSLLDTDFYKLLMLQFIWKNFPQVPVTSEIHNRTVKVRLAERISTSALKEQLDHVRGLRLRRSELVWLTGNTFYGTKQIFHPDFLAWLENDFHLSDYEISEEKTAGPNGDKTGQLVLRFSGLWTEVTMWEVYALAIVSEMKTRAALAELNELELDVLYARAKTRLWDKIELLRTVPGLRLSDFGTRRRHSFLWQEYCVQALSRALGPALSGTSNTALAYKHDLEAIGTNAHELPMALAAMASRGSDDDLRASQYKVLELWARSYDNELLITLPDTFGTTQFLEGAPDWVARWTGQRIDSKDPFVAGDEYIAWLIHRGQDPRTKRLIASDGLDVRTIVRLHEYFNGRIRFSAGWGTLLTNDFRDCHPRGPSAEQDTFGPISLVCKLTSADGIPCVKLSDNPNKATGPADLIERYRRVFGSPVLAEEPVLV from the coding sequence ATGAACATCAACTTCGCCGAGCGCGCGCACAACCACAACTGGAAGCTCGACCCCATCGTGCGTTCCCTGCTCGACACCGACTTCTACAAGCTGCTGATGCTGCAGTTCATCTGGAAGAACTTCCCCCAGGTCCCGGTCACCAGTGAGATCCACAATCGCACCGTCAAGGTGCGCCTCGCCGAGCGCATCTCAACCTCTGCGCTCAAGGAGCAGCTCGACCACGTCCGCGGCCTACGCCTGCGCCGGTCGGAGCTCGTGTGGCTGACCGGTAACACCTTCTACGGAACGAAGCAGATCTTCCATCCCGACTTCCTCGCGTGGCTCGAAAACGACTTCCACCTCTCCGACTACGAGATATCCGAAGAAAAGACCGCAGGCCCAAACGGAGATAAAACCGGACAGCTTGTCCTGCGCTTCTCCGGCCTCTGGACCGAGGTCACCATGTGGGAGGTCTACGCGCTCGCCATCGTCAGCGAGATGAAGACCCGCGCCGCGCTCGCCGAGCTGAACGAGCTTGAGCTCGACGTGCTCTACGCCCGCGCGAAAACCCGCCTGTGGGACAAGATCGAGCTCCTGCGCACCGTCCCCGGCCTGCGGCTGTCGGACTTCGGCACACGTCGCCGCCACAGCTTTCTCTGGCAGGAGTACTGCGTGCAGGCGCTCTCCCGCGCACTCGGCCCCGCTCTCTCCGGCACCAGCAACACGGCGCTCGCTTACAAGCACGACCTCGAAGCCATCGGTACCAATGCGCATGAGCTGCCCATGGCGCTCGCCGCCATGGCCTCGCGCGGCTCCGACGACGACCTCCGCGCCAGCCAGTACAAAGTCCTCGAGCTGTGGGCGCGCAGCTACGACAACGAGCTGCTCATCACCCTGCCAGACACCTTCGGCACCACGCAGTTCCTCGAAGGCGCGCCCGACTGGGTCGCCCGCTGGACCGGCCAGCGCATCGACAGCAAAGACCCCTTCGTTGCCGGCGACGAGTACATCGCGTGGCTCATCCATCGCGGTCAGGACCCCCGCACCAAACGGCTCATCGCCTCCGACGGCCTCGACGTGCGCACTATCGTCCGCCTGCATGAGTACTTCAACGGCCGCATCCGCTTCTCCGCCGGCTGGGGTACGCTGCTCACCAACGACTTCCGCGACTGCCACCCACGCGGCCCCAGCGCCGAGCAGGACACCTTCGGCCCCATCTCGCTGGTCTGCAAACTCACCAGCGCCGACGGCATCCCCTGCGTCAAGCTCTCCGACAACCCCAACAAAGCCACCGGCCCCGCCGACCTCATCGAACGCTACCGCCGCGTCTTCGGCAGCCCGGTTCTTGCGGAAGAGCCCGTGCTCGTCTAA
- a CDS encoding type II toxin-antitoxin system RelE/ParE family toxin, which yields MKRINAVFFRTAAGGEPVREWLKAMQPIEDRKRIGVDIKTVEFGWPIGMPTCRSLQGGLYEVRTNLTRGRIARVLFYIDIEGRMVLLHGFIKKTQKTPDEDLALARKNKRQHQEEMRTTL from the coding sequence ATGAAACGGATCAACGCAGTCTTCTTCCGCACCGCTGCTGGCGGCGAACCCGTCCGCGAGTGGTTGAAGGCCATGCAGCCCATCGAAGACCGTAAGCGTATCGGTGTCGATATCAAGACAGTCGAATTTGGCTGGCCGATCGGCATGCCGACTTGTCGCTCTTTGCAGGGCGGCCTTTACGAGGTCCGTACAAACTTGACGCGCGGACGCATCGCTCGCGTTCTGTTTTATATCGACATAGAGGGCCGCATGGTCCTGCTGCATGGCTTCATCAAGAAGACACAGAAGACTCCGGACGAAGACCTTGCGCTCGCCCGCAAAAACAAACGGCAGCACCAAGAGGAGATGAGGACCACGCTATGA
- a CDS encoding XRE family transcriptional regulator, with amino-acid sequence MSTKKKTATHTGSSFDDFLEEEGIKNEVESIAIKNVLAWQFEREMLKQRKTKQSMAKELCTSRSQLDRLLDPKNTAVSLETLTRAANVLGKHLVFEIRDRKPRPRKVALGQSP; translated from the coding sequence ATGAGCACGAAGAAAAAAACAGCTACTCACACGGGCAGCTCTTTTGACGACTTCCTCGAAGAAGAAGGAATCAAGAACGAAGTCGAGAGTATCGCCATCAAAAATGTGCTCGCGTGGCAGTTTGAGCGGGAGATGCTGAAGCAGCGAAAGACCAAGCAAAGCATGGCAAAAGAGCTGTGCACCAGCCGTTCGCAGCTGGACAGGCTCCTCGACCCCAAAAATACCGCAGTCTCACTCGAAACTCTTACCCGTGCTGCGAATGTTCTCGGAAAGCACCTTGTCTTCGAGATCCGCGATAGAAAACCCCGGCCCCGCAAAGTGGCTCTAGGACAAAGCCCCTAA